From Geomonas agri, one genomic window encodes:
- a CDS encoding SDR family oxidoreductase, which produces MDVSGKVVLVTGANGGIGWALVKELLERGAAKVYAAARNIQAVAEMAKFEPGRVVALRIDVTHETSVATAAAQCPDVDLLINNAGVNHCKSLLDPDGLESARQEIKVNYLGTLSMCRAFAPVLAARSGAIANVCSILGLVNLPVNGTYSASKAAGHSLLQGVRAELASRGVKVYGVYPGPVDTRMTAGQEMDKATPEQVAKMILDGIVKNEEYIFPDAMSQDVSRGLLNAPKEVEQQFSAIVP; this is translated from the coding sequence ATGGACGTGTCAGGCAAGGTGGTATTGGTTACTGGTGCCAACGGGGGCATCGGCTGGGCGCTGGTGAAGGAGTTACTGGAGCGTGGAGCTGCCAAGGTATATGCGGCCGCGCGCAATATCCAGGCCGTGGCGGAAATGGCTAAATTCGAGCCCGGCCGTGTCGTCGCGCTCAGGATCGATGTGACCCACGAGACGAGCGTTGCCACGGCTGCGGCGCAATGCCCGGATGTTGATCTGCTGATCAACAACGCCGGCGTTAACCATTGCAAGAGCCTGCTCGACCCGGACGGCCTTGAAAGCGCGCGCCAGGAAATAAAGGTGAACTATCTCGGCACCCTCTCCATGTGCCGGGCCTTTGCGCCGGTACTGGCCGCCCGCTCTGGGGCGATAGCGAATGTCTGTTCCATTCTGGGTCTCGTGAACCTCCCCGTTAACGGCACCTATTCGGCCTCCAAGGCCGCCGGCCATTCCCTGCTGCAGGGAGTGCGCGCCGAACTGGCGTCGCGGGGCGTCAAGGTGTACGGAGTGTATCCCGGCCCGGTTGATACCAGGATGACGGCCGGACAGGAAATGGACAAAGCCACCCCGGAGCAAGTTGCCAAGATGATCCTCGACGGTATCGTCAAGAACGAGGAGTACATCTTCCCGGACGCGATGTCCCAAGACGTTTCTCGCGGACTTCTTAATGCACCGAAGGAGGTTGAACAGCAGTTCAGCGCGATAGTACCGTAG